ATACCTCAACAGCAGCAAGGATGAGGTTCCTTAAAAAGGCATCATTACTATACATCCGCGCTCCACGGCTGGCTTGTACGATGACAGGACTGTTAGTAGCACGCGCCGCTTCCATGATAGCCTGTATCTGTTCCATGTTGTTGACGTTAAGGGCACATATACCGAATTTTTTCTCGGCAGCATAGTCTAGTAAAGGTCGCATTGGTACTAAAGGCATAATATTTTCTCCTTATAATGGTTTTTTATTTCGCACACATTATGTGATACGTCTTCTAGATTAAAAGTTCAATAAGATATTAGACTTTATGCAAGATGTCATGTATAAACTTGATGATATCTATAACGACAGGAACAGTATGACAGCAGGACGTACACCAAATAAACTCATAAACGAAAAATCGCCATACCTTATGAGGCACGTCAATGATGCCGTAGAATGGTATCCATGGGGCGACGAAGCATTCTTCGTGGCACGCGAAGAGAATAAGCCAATATTCCTCTCTATTGGATACTCGACATGCCACTGGGGAACAATTACAGAAAAAACATATTTTAACGACACAGCAATAGCAGAACTTTTGAACGAGGCGTTCGTCAACGTAAAAATTGATAAAGATGAATACCCCGACGTCAGCGGCATATATTTCGAGATGTCACAGGCGATGACAGCAGGAACATCAGAATGGCCTCTTAATATGTTCCTCACGCCAAACCTTATACCCTTCTTCGCCTTCACCCAAAACGCCATAGAGTCGGGAATAGGAGCTAGAACGTTCCCGGAGTTCATCGCCGATGCTATAAAATTATGGGACAGCCCCGAAAAAGAGATCGTCGTGGAACAGTCTGAAGCGATACTATACGCCATAGCAACAACAGTACGTACCGGTGGCGACACACTTCCAGATAAAGGCGTCATCGAAGAAGCCGCCGAACAGATCATACAACTTGCCGACCCCGTCTTCGGCGGAATAAAAGGACTTCCCAAGTCACCCATAGGATACCAGGCAAACCTCATGCTAAGAGTCGGCGAACACTACGGAGAAGGACGCGCAATATTCTATGCCGATACTACCCTCGACGTCATGCGCCGCAGCGGCGTATACGACAACATAGCAGGAGGTTTCTCATGCGCTACAATAGACGAACAATGGAGAATTCCACACTTCGAGAAGATGCTATACGACAACGCCAACGCCATCTCAGCATACCTAGAAGCATGGAAGGCTACGGAAAAAGAAGAATATCGCGATGTATGTAACAAAACGATAGACTTTATACTAGAAGAAATGACTAACGACAACGGTACCTTCTTCTCGTCGTGTGACGCCGATGCCGAAGGACGCGAAGGACAATACTACACCTGGACGCCACAGGAAATTATCGACGCTATAGGACACAAAAGAGCGAAAACGTTTTGTAAATACTACAACATCACAGATAAAGGCGACTTCAACGGAAGAAGCACGCTATATGCGCAACTCTCAGAAGAAGAATATGCCGATAAACATAAGATCAATAAAGAAGAACTCGTCGACACCCTCAATGCCTCATATCCTCTACTTAAAAAAGCACGGAAATGCCGACTGCAGCCCAATAAAGACGATAAGGTTCTGACGTCATGGAACGCCCTCATGATCCACAGCATCGCAGAAGCAGGATTTGCATTAGAAAACGACGCATACCTCGACGCCGCAGAAAAAGCAGCACGGTTTATACAAAAGAATATGCAGGAAGCAGGACACCTACTACGACGCTGGCGCGACGACGAAGCAAAATACTTCGGCATTCTTAATGACTATGCTTATATGATACGCGCCGCTATAACACTATTCGAAAGCGATAGGGGAACACAGTGGCTCGAATGGGCAAGGCATATGACGAATATCCTAAGCAGGGAGTTCCGCACCGGAAACGGCTCATACTACGTCACCGATGGCCTTGACCCCGCGATAATACTACAAAGATGCCAGTATATCGACTTAGCAGAACCCTCAGGAAACGCCGTCCATACCGAAAACCTACTGCGACTATACAAGATAACAAACGACCCAATATATTTCGTCCACGCCGAAGGCATAATGCGTGGAGCTGAAACACCAATGAAACAATACCCCATAGGACACTGCTACCACCTACTCGCGCTTATGCGATACTACGACAAAAAAGCACAGACAATAATCATCGCCCTCGATAAAAAAGATACTATGAAAAAAGAAATACAACACCTGCTAGGACAACAATATCACCCACACACTACAGTAATATGGAAACGCGATAACGACGCCTTGCTTCACGATACCCGCATAACGAAAAACTTCCCAGAACTCTCAACATATAATACCATCAACAAAAAAACCTCTGTATACATATCTCAAGATGAACAATTCTCGCAACCGCTAACGACAATAGAATCTGTTACAGAAGCCTTGCATTGACAATCGGAATCGCTATATCGTGCGCGGAGCATGATAGCAACGATTAAGACGACGCCAGAAAGAAGCAGCCCAATAGATGTGCTGTTGGCTTTGTGAAAAAGCAATAACGTAGCACTTATCATAATGCCAAGAGGCTCGAAAAACGATTCGCTGATGACGCGTATATGACTCTTGACATTAGTCGGCACGCCATTGAGAAGTAACGTGAAATTGTTGTCGTTGATAGTGTACAACAATCCCTCAACGATAGAAAAACCAAAGACAGGAAGGAACATCGACGTCACACCACAAGACCTCATAATAAAAAAAGATAAAAATAATAAAGGTATAATTAGAATTCCATTGCTGACGTCAAACTTCTTGATGAAATAATTGTAAATAAAAAATCCGATGAAAATGTTTCCAATAGATACAAACATGTTTACTTCGCCGATAAAATGCGTTAAAGGCTCGCCAATGTCAATATATAATGAAGAAAAATAAACTTCAAAAGCCACCATGTAATCGTACTCCGCGATGATCTCAAGAAGCTGTATCATAATGTTCGCAGTAAGAAGCAATATCGTAAACCTCGACGACATAATAGAAAAAACAACCTCCTTAAGAGAAGGTTTCGTCGTAACACTGTCAATAACATTAACAGCACCATTGTCGGTAACATCAAGATGCGAAGTAATAAACGTTACAAGAACAACACTAGCAGATAAAAACATCACAATACAAAGAAAAAGATGGTGGATGTCAAGAAAGCCTAACGACAAAAACCAACCACCACCAATAGCGACACCACAGAAAATAGCAGTGTTGAATAGCGCGAAAAGACGCTTCGCAGCAGCAAAGGTATAATACTTGTCGACAAACGTCCAATAACACGTCAAAAGATTGATGAATAAAGCATAAGAGAAAATCTTTACAACGAACCAGAAAATAAAATCATCGCTAACAACACCGCAGATAAGAAGGAAATAACCAAAAGCATACAACACAGCACCTATACATAATGCCGCCCTGAAAATCGACGAAGAAGAATAACGGTTAAGAGCCCTCAGAAAAAATATCGCTACAATGAACATCACCAAAGCAGTGGCAATGAAAACATGAGGAAACTTCTCAGTACCAATATTCGCAATGAAAAGGGCGTCGCCAAGAATGTTGCCACAAGATGCCCCCAATGACCAAACGAAACCTAACAACGAAAAAAGAAAGGCCTTCTTTTTCTCGCCATAACGTACGTTGAAAATCCTATGAAGCAGCGCTACCATCACAAATCCTTAATAAAAATGAACAATAGTATAAAGAAGTTTGATATTTTAAGGCAAGGTTTTTATATACTAAAAGTTTGAAAGACAAAGGTTTGAGTAGAGATCTCGGAGTAGAAAGATGCCGGCACCACAGACAAAACCCTTGAGAAAAAAATGAATAAAAGTATACAACGTCTTTCTTAAGAACATAAAAAGTATTACCCATGATTGCGACCTATACTTTGCCATAGGGTTTTTGCAGTGGTACAGGTGCGAAGATGAAAGACGGGCGAATGTTAAAACATTCGCGAGGATAGAATCAAAGCAGATGTGCTGCTTCAAAAAGATATATGGTGAAGCCAAATAATA
Above is a window of Waddliaceae bacterium DNA encoding:
- a CDS encoding thioredoxin domain-containing protein — encoded protein: MYKLDDIYNDRNSMTAGRTPNKLINEKSPYLMRHVNDAVEWYPWGDEAFFVAREENKPIFLSIGYSTCHWGTITEKTYFNDTAIAELLNEAFVNVKIDKDEYPDVSGIYFEMSQAMTAGTSEWPLNMFLTPNLIPFFAFTQNAIESGIGARTFPEFIADAIKLWDSPEKEIVVEQSEAILYAIATTVRTGGDTLPDKGVIEEAAEQIIQLADPVFGGIKGLPKSPIGYQANLMLRVGEHYGEGRAIFYADTTLDVMRRSGVYDNIAGGFSCATIDEQWRIPHFEKMLYDNANAISAYLEAWKATEKEEYRDVCNKTIDFILEEMTNDNGTFFSSCDADAEGREGQYYTWTPQEIIDAIGHKRAKTFCKYYNITDKGDFNGRSTLYAQLSEEEYADKHKINKEELVDTLNASYPLLKKARKCRLQPNKDDKVLTSWNALMIHSIAEAGFALENDAYLDAAEKAARFIQKNMQEAGHLLRRWRDDEAKYFGILNDYAYMIRAAITLFESDRGTQWLEWARHMTNILSREFRTGNGSYYVTDGLDPAIILQRCQYIDLAEPSGNAVHTENLLRLYKITNDPIYFVHAEGIMRGAETPMKQYPIGHCYHLLALMRYYDKKAQTIIIALDKKDTMKKEIQHLLGQQYHPHTTVIWKRDNDALLHDTRITKNFPELSTYNTINKKTSVYISQDEQFSQPLTTIESVTEALH